In one Homalodisca vitripennis isolate AUS2020 unplaced genomic scaffold, UT_GWSS_2.1 ScUCBcl_6528;HRSCAF=13777, whole genome shotgun sequence genomic region, the following are encoded:
- the LOC124373845 gene encoding piggyBac transposable element-derived protein 2-like yields the protein MCEKNLNLHEILTMLEDEEIQVPPDEEIGVYIQPPINANDDVTDEDSGDEDMTSIHHLPGNQLLARLKFPKNLN from the exons ATGTGCGAAAA gaACTTGAACCTTCATGAAATTTTGACGATGCTAGAAGATGAAGAGATCCAAGTGCCACCTGATGAAGAAATTGGCGTATATATTCAGCCACCAATCAATGCAAATGATGATGTCACTGATGAGGATTCTGGGGATGAGGACATGACTTCAATCCATCATCTTCCAGGAAACCAACTATTGGCCCGGCTGAAGTTTCCCAAGAATTTGAACTGA